The genomic region TTCCTTCACGCTGTACGTGGTGGGCGAAGGCATCGAGAAGAAACAGGACGACTTCGCTGCTGAAGTGGCCGCCCAGGTGGCAGCTGCCCGCTGATCTCGTCCAACGCACCCGGAGCACACCCCCATGACTGATTCCGCATCGACTTCCGGCGCCCAGGGCGCCGGCACGAAGGCTGCCTACCGCCGCGTCCTGCTCAAGCTATCCGGCGAGGCCCTGATGGGTAGCGACAGCTACGGCATCAACCGCCAGACCATCGAGCAGATGTGTCAGCAGGTCGCCGAGGTCAATCGGCTCGGCGTCGAGCTGGCTGTCGTCATCGGCGGCGGCAACATCTTTCGTGGGGTGTCTTCGGGCGCAGCCGGCATGGACCGCGCCACGGCCGACTACATGGGCATGCTCGCCACGGTCATGAACGCGCTGGCCCTGCAGGATGCCCTGCGCCAGACCGGCGTCGAGGCTCGCGTGCAGTCGGCGCTCAACATCGAGCAGATCGTCGAGCCCTACATCCGGCCCAAGGCGCTGCGCTACCTGGAAGAGGGCAAGGTCGTCATCTTCGCGGCCGGCACCGGCAACCCCTTCTTCACCACTGACACGGCCGCCGCGCTGCGGGGTGCCGAGATCAACGCCGAGCTGATCCTCAAGGCCACCAAGGTCGATGGTGTCTACACTGCCGACCCGGTCAAGGATCCGTCCGCGACCCGCTACCGCGAGATCACCTTCGACGAGGCCATCATGCGCAACCTGAAGGTGATGGACGCCGCCGCCTTCGCGCTGTGC from Lautropia mirabilis harbors:
- the pyrH gene encoding UMP kinase produces the protein MTDSASTSGAQGAGTKAAYRRVLLKLSGEALMGSDSYGINRQTIEQMCQQVAEVNRLGVELAVVIGGGNIFRGVSSGAAGMDRATADYMGMLATVMNALALQDALRQTGVEARVQSALNIEQIVEPYIRPKALRYLEEGKVVIFAAGTGNPFFTTDTAAALRGAEINAELILKATKVDGVYTADPVKDPSATRYREITFDEAIMRNLKVMDAAAFALCRDQKLPLKVFSIFKTGALTRVVCGEDEGTLVHV